A window of the Lolium perenne isolate Kyuss_39 chromosome 7, Kyuss_2.0, whole genome shotgun sequence genome harbors these coding sequences:
- the LOC127312280 gene encoding protein REBELOTE, whose translation MAKKLGKKARKFANKHLQGGAKRSRKLRSQFNRRTRKDGKGREDGGRLDGDGDEEMRRSEPTMNTQEDVATLANSLEFPEDENEFDGDLSDSDGYLSEDPECPHYSDSEDGDVVKDCIVKDGLDGQNNEMNLAVKKQKKKLKKLLDKDPEFANFLGKWESELVSHESDEDSDEQDEMDSGDDGVDAGDKNPPSDKILTSKTISEWCQLVSKDPKAPALRNLLNAFRDACRFGLHSNSLSTQRLQSTEVFYQIITFILSEADNIFRSLLDIPDDDKGKLMNLRNGQKWQDVEPLIKSYLRNCLDLLSQLTDNQILTNVLTRLRASAVYFSAYPSTSRRLLKILVHFWASGDQSLSLSSFLMIREVVSLLPDCLDLCLTKGYNTYLSSSKLVDNRNIKNIDLFMNCLVELYSLDVQKSSERAATSVGQLSAILRQVSKSKEKEDLLKIDNWQYINCINLWVRFICVNYKDCHNVHSLLSSVAQIIRGVAYLLPGMRYLPLRLKLAQMLNELLNCNQMFFPVPSLIFGCLEFREIFQKEQTEKTNIHFSSLLKVPRNLLKSRDFQEQCILSAIEVLSAHFAQWSYHVAFPEVATIPLILLKRLHEQTTIDSLHRPLKRLIDQVSENRDFVQRKREVVSFSPNDMSSVESFLEDEKMSGNASFTQYYESVSKNRQSRGRKFV comes from the exons atggccaaGAAGCTAGGGAAGAAGGCCCGCAAGTTCGCGAACAAGCACCTGCAGGGCGGCGCCAAGCGCAGCCGCAAGCTCCGCTCCCAGTTCAACCGCCGCACCCGCAAAG ATGGGAAGGGCCGGGAGGACGGCGGCCGCctggacggcgacggcgacgaggaGATGCGCCGGAGCGAACCCACCAT GAACACACAGGAAGATGTAGCTACTTTGGCTAACTCTTTAGAGTTTCCAGAAGATGAGAACGAATTTGATGGGGATCTGTCCGACAGCGATGGCTATCTTTCAGAG GATCCTGAGTGTCCGCACTATTCTGACAGTGAGGATGGCGATGTTGTCAAAG ATTGTATTGTAAAAGATGGTCTCGATGGACAGAACAATGAAATGAATTTAGCggtaaaaaagcaaaagaagaagttgaagaagctGTTGGATAAG GACCCTGAGTTTGCAAACTTCCTTGGGAAGTGGGAATCAGAATTGGTGAGCCATGAAAGTGACGAA GATTCAGATGAACAAgatgagatggattccggggacgATGGTGTTGATGCTGGTGATAAAAATCCTCCGAGCGATAAGATCCTTACAAGCAAGACAATAAGTGAATGGTGTCAGTTAGTTTCAAAGGACCCTAAAGCACCTGCCCTGCGTAACTTACTAAATGCTTTTCGGGATGCATGTCGATTTGGTCTGCACTCAAATAGCCTTTCCACGCAGAGACTTCAAAGTACCGAAGTATTTTATCAGATAATTACATTCATTCTTTCTGAGGCAGACAACATTTTCCGTTCTCTCTTAGACATTCCTGATGATGACAAAGGGAAACTTATGAATCTGAGAAATGGACAGAAATGGCAAGATGTCGAGCCGCTCATAAAGTCTTACTTGCGGAATTGTCTTGATCTGCTTAGTCAACTTACTGATAACCAAATACTTACCAATGTCCTGACTCGGCTTCGAGCATCTGCGGTATATTTTTCTGCATATCCGTCAACATCAAGGAGGCTTCTAAAG ATCTTAGTTCACTTCTGGGCAAGTGGTGACCAGAGCTTGTCCCTCTCTTCATTTCTTATGATTCGAGAAGTGGTTTCACTGTTACCTGACTGTCTGGATCTCTGCTTGACCAAAGGATATAATACATACCTTTCCAGTTCGAAGCTTGTGGACAACAGAAATATAAAGAATATTGATCTTTTTATGAACTGTCTGGTGGAACTTTATTCGCTGGATGTCCAGAAATCAAGTGAAAGGGCAGCAACTTCAGTGGGACAGTTGAGTGCTATTCTTAGACAGGTGTCTAAATCAAAGGAAAAG GAAGACCTCTTGAAGATTGATAACTGGCAATATATTAACTGTATAAACCTATGGGTTAGGTTTATTTGTGTTAATTACAAGGATTGCCACAACGTCCATTCATTATTATCCTCAGTTGCACAGATAATAAGAGGAGTGGCTTATTTATTGCCAGGCATGCGATACTTACCATTGAGACTGAAGCTTGCGCAGATGCTAAATGAGCTTTTGAATTGCAATCAGATGTTCTTTCCAGTTCCATCTTTGATATTTGGTTGCCTAGAATTTAGGGAAATCTTTCAGAAAGAACAAACAGAAAAAACAAACATTCACTTTTCATCACTATTGAAG GTGCCAAGGAATCTGCTGAAATCAAGAGATTTCCAAGAGCAGTGCATTCTTTCAGCTATTGAGGTACTGTCAGCTCATTTTGCCCAGTGGAGCTATCATGTTGCTTTCCCAGAAGTGGCCACCATTCCACTCATCCTCCTGAAAAGATTGCATGAGCAGACAACAATTGATTCCCTTCACCGTCCTCTTAAACGACTGATAGACCAG GTGAGCGAGAACAGGGATTTTGTACAGAGGAAGAGAGAGGTTGTTTCTTTCTCACCAAACGACATGTCATCAGTTGAGAGCTTCCTCGAG GACGAGAAGATGAGTGGAAATGCTTCCTTCACGCAGTATTACGAGTCGGTATCAAAGAATCGTCAATCGAGAG GAAGAAAATTTGTGTGA
- the LOC127316937 gene encoding uncharacterized protein yields the protein MSLSVSKKASSLVVATSMAAVEALKDQVGLCRWDYALRSLYQRGRRAVPVSLSASSPSQAASSAGVAVARTARPRRSEEEKLRKAYHIVCWGPN from the coding sequence ATGAGCTTGTCTGTGAGCAAGAAGGCGTCGTCGCTGGTGGTGGCGACGAGCATGGCGGCAGTGGAGGCGCTCAAGGACCAGGTGGGGCTGTGCCGCTGGGACTACGCGCTCCGATCGCTCTACCAGCGCGGCCGCCGCGCCGTCCCCGTCTCCCTCTCTGCCTCCTCCCCTTCTCAGGCCGCGAGCAGCGCCGGCGTCGCGGTCGCCAGGACTGCGCGGCCCAGGCGGTCCGAGGAGGAGAAGCTGCGCAAGGCGTACCACATCGTCTGCTGGGGGCCCAACTGA